aatatatgcggaaaaaATATGCATACAGAAGAGTATAATGAAGACTTCAAGGAGGAAAAAACCATTGAGTACAGAGCcatccttgatgaggaagataaactcttacatcattcctcttggaaaaggaatgcaccATCGTTCGACATGACAAgcttgccatcgatcgacactcaacctcaaCAACGATGCCGAAagcgagcatcgaccgacactgcCTACTACAAATCGGTCGACACTGATTTCAACCGTGTGCGAGATGGAGACCACTCAATTGGTAGTTGGCCAGATGAACACCACCACGAGAGCTTTGCAGTAGAAATAGTAACCTACACACCAGGAGCAGATAAACTACACGATAGTTTCACAGACGAGGAAATGCTCAACATGCAAAAGCGCGATGATACATATCAGATTCAAGCAGATGCTGCTTGGGAAAGAACtcgatcgatcgacacttaTCACCAGAAATCGATCGATAAGCTTCCtcaataatcgatcgacaccaacaataccacgtcgatcgacaaccatccgATACCGAaaaccactgtaagcgaaaaagataaattagataaccagtatctaactccagacgaatttggtattATCAGGGACCCTAATGGCTACGGAAAGGCCATAGATGGCTGCACACTACACGTATCTCGAGAAGATATCGCAGATATCCTTCAAACAGTCAATGGAGCAGACAATCTGTTCATGCATCAACGCAGCAACCGAGAACAGAAGACTATaaaggagttctatgacacagctggtggcatagaaaACAGCTTCAAACAACGATCTCGCCATACAACCCATCAATCGATCAACATAGACGCCCAAACGGTCGCGAGACAGCCATAATTCAGCAAAAGAGCTTATGACCTTTATGGTAACAGGAAattctactgggaagagaaatatgagtatggagtctacagagatgatcgaGAATTTTccagagatctagatggacaCACCATTCATGTTCACACCAAGGATATCAGAAGACTTTTGGAAAGAACTTCAAGAGATGAACCagcctacatatgtcttcctgaacatgctagctcattcacacagacgaagttggtaccagagatctacaccaaggacaaGATCAATGAGATattctatggagtctgtggtgaacatgagaagaacaaagaagcctTCCAAATGAAGCTTGATGTTGTCTACTATCCTTTGAATGATAGTATAAGTTGGCTAACCACTTGCattgaggagatgaagcaagacatagccagaattcagaaCGCGACAGACGTTGCTcgacctccatcgatcgacagaagacAACCCCAATCAATCGACAGCAGAcaatcaccatcgatcgacagacaccaTTACGCATTGATCGACAACCGCTTggccgcatcgatcgacaccaatccgCCACACCCACACACaatgaagtctcaaccagatttccacaccagagaagaggtagatcagttggtagaagggatctatagagctctggaaactacagaggaaaggcttgatgggagatatgatgacatctatttcccaatggatcttaccATAAGTGCATTAACCTCCAAGGTCGAAGCTATACAAGAGgagttggtggagattcagagttacattgcgcatcgaccagaagcatcgatatcgatcgacaaacgcaaaaacaaatcgatcgacaccaaccattcaacatcgatcgacagtgatacaaaccgaggccggctagtaccaaaTACGACATCCGACATGTCCAACACACCTTACCATGGAAaagagatctcagctgacacttacgccgCACTTACCAGACATCAATccaaccttgagagtcttggtgatagattgcagaggattgaaaacacaactgcagcaatgaaggataaatggcgcagaggggatgaagcaatgagagacttcactggtacatggttcagcaagcgcaaagaagagatggatacttgttttccaacaagtcccacttctcaacactactagccaaaacacctccaaagtcaagctaaatgactataacaaagtgctgagtgggaggcaacccactattaggtaatatttattaagtttttattaatttactatttatgttggttttttattattgcaggtcataaaaaaaaacaaaaagaagatccgagtagacgattgccattTGTATCGACCGACGCGAAcaagtcgacatcgatcgacattaccTTACCTGCGTCGACCGAcatcaacatccttacatcggtcgacatctattctggtctggtatatcgttcctacttgttacattgagtccttatgatttatttttaaccataactccgactgaatttacactagGGACAGTGtcgtttaagtctggggggaggtttactaatatttatttacttattattcttattaaaaatgttttcaaatttagttattattgagtcaagaaggggattatgaacatatagatttttgctagatatctaaccactctatagcaccattctagacttactgattgcagataatactaaagatactaaagtggatcaacatgtcaactatccactcttgctaagattgttttgaaTGAACCAAAGCTGACTTCCAACACTAAAcatgacacaactgcttgtcttggggcttggtatacatggatcagaatcttcaaacaagtctggaaggtaaagcatTGTGTATATTGATTTATCAccatttctctctctattttcgaaatatagattatataaaaaaaattgttattatattagagatttattaggaaggaattcgaacatgacttggtggctacaaccattaaggcttgcttcataagaatttcataggtaaatgattagaacaggacttggtggctactaCCATttaggcttgcttcacaaataatcctaggatataggtaaaaaagaagtgaacatgacttggtggcaagcaccattaaagcttgattcatggaagcttgtccaatcttggttaatgatcttgcatataagcagactttgaccaagagagaaaattaatagagagagaggatatgaactaatgtttatctgcaggtccagatacttgtttgaaaatcctagaatcatgtgatcgataatcccaaggtaaagccttcacttttattttatgttaagaaatgaggttggtagaggggaatgaaagacaagattatgctaagttgttggctagatgaatttggttgctaagctaggatatggtatgatgtacttttgtgattaggacttcttagatgtggattgcaatattttagaggtgatgattctaagttttaaatcatgtgaatcCCTCCTGTTTTTAAAatctctttcagagagactgcctgtttgttttacTTGAGGACAAACAAAATGGTAAGTCTGCGGGAGTTGATAAACTATGGATTtcacccattttcatccatagtttataggtgtttttactaataattatattattatagagtctatttattatatttataagatcaggaatgttttggatataagtgatgattttggagcattttggagatatttggagcaagcacccgagatgaccatcgagatcgactatcggtcgatattggagagctagaatcgatcgataaacaaaacattgtgtcgatcgacagcgaagcgcgtaggaagcccgtttggtcacagccaacttgaagcccaagatttcactattttacaagattgcccctgaagaagttttaccctaattatataagctttgccaccatgttagaggcaaagcgtgctttttttgtgtttcattgttttattgatagataggagagaagatccaaagttataatttgtgattggaattccattgatatctatattattattctatgaagtttttatacttaactgctgctatgaattgcttagccatgtctgagtagttctcttgttagattttagggtttaaatagtttaggagggattagctccaactatagattgatgagttgtgataatcatctttaggatcgttcattaatgcatgtgtttagattagctacctagaacatgcccttggattgattgataaaagcaatagcttaattctcatcctgaaaacattctaatagagcTATGTCTCTtgatatgagcaaggcgagagctgatttagtgagcttagtaagcattcattcaacctgcgcataaagcttgactagagcgcgtcgatcgatatcacacttgaataatcgatcgacggtgcaaaaggtgtatcgatcgatacatacgcccattggaatattgatcgacactttctatatattaatataacgagagttgagatcatagatctagttaatagacaacaaGTCAATGCCCGCAAGAGccgaaagacttgttgatcaaatagttgagctttacattatcatgcatgcaactcattaggcatctataggattataattctaactttcctgaataaaaacccttagtctagctatttcctttttaagcaccaaaaccccaaaaatatgctattgaacaaacacttgttcaatataaaactgcaatttacttttaaaactcgtaaaacatctttgcttaacaaatcatattagaatccttaggttccctagctccctgtgaatttgatccctaagtactacaaatcgacctcttatttgagggagtataaatcactccttagggtaatttgagtggtatcatcCGGCATGTTCGTCTCTCGCTCCACCAGCCGGAGCCGAATGACGTCCCGCATTCGAGGACTCAACGACTTCCTCGTCATGTTGTTCCAGGTTACGGTTAAGAGGGTCATCCTCTACCCGAGTCCCGGTATCAACAAGGTTGGTCTGAACCCTTTCTGTTTCCCCAGCGTTCTGTTCAATCTCAGGTCCGATCGGAGTTGTGTTTAATGGATTGACTCCATCCAAAGCTGCGGCACTTGGTTCAGCCGGTCCCTTGTCTTTCCTTGTCCTTGATGATTTGATTTTTCCAGCCTGAGGATAAAACATGTTAGCGAAATCACCGCAACATATAATACATCCTAGACTAAGCAAAACGTTACCGTGAGACCCGAGCCGGATGAGTGGTTTCCCCATAACCCAActaatcctagaatcaagcactGTCTGATACCAACTTGAAGCGCCCTAACCCGGACACTTAATCCAGTGAGGTTTCTCAGGTTCGGCCATGGCTTGACTAGGCCAACCAGTCAGTTTTTAAGGTCTGATTAATCTTAAGTCAAATTCAGACAATTCTGAGATTCATAAAATAGAGCCTATATGCGTTTTATTAGAGTCAATATGCTGAAAGATAAACtgatttctttatttatatCACAAAGGATTCGATACAATTGTTAAGTTTGCATTATATGCTATTACAATGTTCGATCCTAAATCAGTCTACCCAACCACCATCCATTCGCGGCCTCGAGTCTTCACGGCTAAGCCAAGTCCTTCCCACGATCACCATCTTGTCCTCAAACCAACAAAACATAAGTATCTATTCGATAACTTAATCAGTCAGTTTCTAAGCATGCAACAATGAACGGTTCTTTCTAAGTTCAACCCGAAAATCCCCTTAGTATAATCCGACTTATCCAGTCGTTTAACCAGATcgttcaagttcaccttgcggATCTAGAACAAACCGTCTTACTCACTGAACCATCCGGATCGGCTATAACCCGATCAAGCCAAACTGCCATGATCTGTGATCTATCGGATCCAACACTTAAGCATTAGATCGCATGATCGGACCGGCTCTAAGCCATGATCCCTTACCCGGTCCTAAGACCAAGACACTCGATCGTTCAtacagaagaaagaagaaacgaTCAAGTAAGGTTTGAAGGACGGAACCGGTTTAGGCCGATCAGCCATAGCCCCGTTCGGATCCACCCGAAGGCCATGACGATGGCTTATCCAGTCCATACCTTAGACATGCGCTCCGGAGTTCCAGTCGCAGTCTGCTTCGCTTTCTCCCTTAGATCCACCATGTTTGGATCGTTCTTTCAGCAATCACGGCCGAATCGCCTTCTGGACTTGATTCCGATCAAGTCTTCTCTTCGGATCGCGTAAGTCCTCTCTCTTTCGGATGCCTTTGTTTCTGATCGAGTTTTGGTGTTTTCCTTAAGAAAATATGTGTCCAAAAACGACCCCaaggccccatatttatagaaactcGGCCAGGAACGGTTATAGGGCGAAATGGTGCATTTTCCAACCGCTTGGGCGGTTATCTGTATGCGCCCATTCGGCAAGAAACCGACTCCAACTGCTTGGCACGTTTCCCACACGCGTAAGACTTGGTCGGAGCAGTCCAGCTCCGCACCTGATCTGACCAACTACTGGTAACCACCCTGAACTCGTCTAACTCGCCCAACCGCCGAACACTCctcccagctgagttgagctacCCGACAGTTGGTCCAGCTGGTTGAGCTCAGTCttctagctgatcgagctgaTCTAGCTTAAGTGAGCTCGTCCAGCTTACAGCTTGACCAGTTCTCCAGCTCGCCCAGCTCGTCCAGCTTCTTACACTCTTGCTTAGCTCGGTCCAGCTccctttcttcattttttttccttttcttggcTACGTCCGGATCATTATTCGGACTTAACCCTTTGTTCAGACCATGGAAGACTTGCCTTTGAGTCTTTCGACCGGCTTGCACGTCCCAACGATCCTTAGCAAGGATCGGGGATGCTACAATTACTGTCGACTATATATGGTTTAATGTTTCAGGGTGTGTAAAACATTTGTAGTTTAATGTTTCAGGGTGTGTAAAACATTTGTAGCtgtggaacaaaaaaaattggtagaGGGTCTTGTTTCGCTCTTTTTGGTTCCTCTTGGTTATTTTTCTTGATGTACTAACTGGGTAGCCtcttgatatatatatgaaacgaGCAAGTGGCTCTCGTATATTGAGAAAATTAATTTTCCAACCATCTTCAAATAGGCCGTGTATGGATGATCATTTAACATCTCTCTGGCATTACTATTAAGAATTAGACTAAATAAGTTTCATAATAACCAGAAACCAAACATATATTTCTGACATTGCAAAATCATAGAGCTCAATCTCAAAACCGTTTcgaaaagaaaaaccaaaataaagaaTCTGAGATCAACAACCACAGAAACTAAACACCACCTTGGAAAGAGTTTTATGTTTTGTCACTTGACTTAACCAAAGAGATCAAATCCAAAGTCGCCTTCCTCCTCTTCAgattcttccttcttcttctcttcctcctttGCGGCCGCAGCGGATTCACCTCCACTACCGCCTCCTCCAGCTGCTGCACCACCTCCGGCAGCAAATCCTCCTCCAGATCCACCGCCGATGATCACCTGCTCGAtttcattttctattatttaactCAACGATCCAATAAGCACTTCAACTGAAGATTCTATTACAGCGATCGCAAGTCTTAGATTCGAGACAATCAAATAAGAAGCAGGGCACACATCTAGATTCATCTTCTTATGAGAGAGTAAGTAACATAGAAACCTGAAAGACGGCGGAGGTAGGGGAGACGAGGGAGAAGGAAGACTGAACGCCACCGGAGGAATCGGCGGAGAGAGCAGTCTGAACGAGCTTGCGCTGGAGATCGTAGGTGGAAGAAGCGGAGGCTTCGAGGTCTCCCTCGTGCTGCTTAGCGGTCCATTCTCCGCCTTTGCTTTTGCAAACGAATGTGAATACtcccatcttcttctcctttcttctttaaCGGCGGCGAGATTTTTCAGCTGACGGGAAGGAAGTGCTTATTGCCTTTTATATATGAACACGTCGCTGAGTGAGTGAAACCTAACGGGCCCGATAAGCCCATTAAAAGcctatattttttaattggtcTTCACGTAACAAACACTTTTAAGCCAGAAGTTTCATGTGATGATTTTATATGAGATTGTTTTCAAATTACTGTACGTGTGTTTATTTGTAATGaaatttgataaataataatttgaacaATTTAACAATTAAGAAGCAAATTCACTCTTGGACAGAGCTTTATTTTTCACGTTTGAACTTTTACAGTTTGGGAAGGCAGATAAAATGCACaagtaaaaaagaaagagagagagagatcagagCTTAATGGCAGAGTGAATGGCGACAACGCCACCAACAAGGTTCTCGTACTCCACCTTCTCGAATCCTGCGTCTGCTATCATCGTTGCAAATTTCTCCTGCATTCATTTCATTGAATCTTAGCCATTACATACATGCTTTAAACTTAAAACGTCTTATATCCCGACCAACATATGATGTGCTCATATAACCTTATTAGCTATCAAAATTGTAACGCCTATCTTCTTACATGATCCTAGCACAACCTTTCAACTAAAGATTTGGTCATGGCATGTTACTACTTGCTACTAATGTTTTTCAAGAAACccactattaaaaaaatcatgatgGCTACATCATTTTATCCAAATCTTCCAGCGCAAGAATCACAAGAAAGGTAATAAAAAAGTTGAATATTTTGAACCTGAGGAGGAAACCGACGAATACTCTCAACCAAGTATTGGTAAGATTCTCGGTCACCGGCTATTAGTTCCCCTAAGTTTGGAATGACCTTGAATGAATACAAATCGTATCTGCAACACATGAAACAAAGTGGGACTATCAGAGAAACaaacaataaagaaaaagacttagggaCGTGCTTCCACAGCATTGTATAATCATCAAAACTTACACATCTTTGAAGACCGGAATGTCTACATGGCTGAGCTCAAGGCACAAGAATCTTCCGCCCCGTTTTAGTACCCTGACAGAGCGAAAGACTTTTATAAGATTTATGTAAAACCACTGAAACAGGAAACAACACACTAAAATCAAGACCAAGGGCACCGAAGAAGGTGTAGATATTTGTTTACCTATAAGCCTCTGCGAGAGCCTTTTCGATGTGTGTGACATTCCTTATTCCAAATGCAATAGTGTATCCATCCATTGAATTGTCATCGAAACTCAAGGCCTCTGCATCTCCTTCGACCCATACGAGTGACTTGTTATCTCCTAACCCTATTCAAAACAGTAAAGGAAGCCTGagctcacacacacacacaaagcaAAATATAAAGGAATCAAAAAGGTCAAAGACTTGATGCAGAAACAAAAATCTGATGTCTGACCTCTCTCAGCAGCACGTTGTTTCCCAACGTTTAACATGTTGGGATTAATATCACATACGTATATCTGAGTTTCTTCAAGTGAATCCTCATCAACTTTCCGCAATGCTCTTCGTTTGACACTGTTAACAGCGTCAAAGATCCTAAACGCAACATCACCTGCATATTGAAAACAACCCCTAACATTTTCAACGATAGAACTCCAAGagtgatggaaaaaaaaaagaattgtacGGACTAACCCGTTCCACCGGCAACATCAAGATGCTTCATCCCTGCAAATGGACTCAGCTTCCCAACGAGTCTGAATGAAATCATCAAAACCGTTGAATTTTTTAACACAAGAGCAAGTTATAAcacttgtaataaaaaagagtATCACCACAGAGTGTGTAACCTTTCCTTCCAAAGCCTATGCAAGCCACCGCTCATGACATCATTCATGATATCGTAACTGGAAGCTACATTGGAGAAAACGTTACCAACCaactttcttttctcttcttccttcacTTGTTGAAACCCTGAAATGGAAGGTTAAACTCAGACTGTAAAAGCCAAAGAGAAATCATAATCTGAAATACAAAAGAGCATCTCATTTAGCAGACAGTTCAAGAGAGATAAAAGGATAGATTTTTATACCGAAACTTGTGGCGTGAGAATGAAGGGAAGCAACAGAGGAGGAACGGTAACTCAAGACTCTGCTCCCAAACCTCCTGCTGATCGATCGAAGTGCCATAGCTTCTGCAAAATTTGTTCCTGCAACAAATCAAATCCAACAGTTATGATGAAGAGAGAGACAACTTCACCTACCAAATCTTAAAAGAGAGGAGAAGACAATTTGCAAAATATCAGTTGTGAAACTGAAGCAAGAACATAAAAATGCTTCACCGACACACCTGAGAAGAAACCAAAACCCTAATCTGAAATCTAGCTCGACGAAGAGAGGGGACGTTCTAGACTCGAGAACGAATCAAGAGTAATATCAATGGGAATCTTACTTAGTTTAAGAAAAATCACAAACTCACAGCTCCGAGATCGAGTCTTGTGTTGCCGGTACCGGATCAAACTTTGGAATAAATATTGGGCTTCTTGTAATTCGTTATAGGCCCATTGTGTTTTGGTCTCGGCCCATATAACTTAATTCGCTCAACCGgccaattaaacaaaaaaagaggatTATTGGGATTTCATAGTAGAAGATGAACCAAAAGATCAACGGAGGAGCAACACTAATTCGAATATATTCGATCATAACTGGTAGAATCTATGCTGATTTCGAGAGGAAGTAGCAGCGAGATCGAGTGAGGCGGCAAAGGAATGGAAAACATTGTTTGTTGCCGTCGCCGCGTGAATGCATTAAATCCAGCCGCTCAAGGCTCTACGGTCATGGGGGAAATCGATCGGCGATTTTCCAGAATTGTTTGGATTCGCGGTGGGGACGAAGAAGAGGAAagtgagaagaagagagagagagagagagagagagagagaaactgacCTTGCGACGAGGAGACAAGTGAAAGTGACGAATCCGCACGAGAGGTTAAATGCATTCAACTTTTCTGATTTCTCTAATTCTTGTTTAGGCTTTCGTTTTCCATAACCTGTCCCTATGCGTTTAAACTTTAAGTTTGACGATTAATATTTTATGAGCCATCTACTTCTCTTttgcaatttaatttattttttaacttcttcCTACGAAAATATCTTAATCTACTACTACCTCCGTTCCCAAAAGTAAAAtgtttatgtgtttttttttgttccacgtcgattttctatattgttaatgtattttttttatacaattgagaatatttgaattgattaaatttcgtTGGTGTaaagttattggaaaatgtataataaaataaaaaataaattaaaagaaaaagacaaaaatagcactaaatcaagtttttgttcccaaactaatACTCaagatcaaaagtcacaaaaatagcatttaatgttttatcaaaagtcacaaatttagggtttagagttaaagggtggagtttagaatttagggtttagggtttagggtttagggtttagggtttagagtttagagtttagggtttagggtttagagtttagagtttagggtttagggtttagagtttagagtttagggtttagggtttagagtttagagtttagaatttagggtttagggtttagagtttagggtttagggtttagggtttagggtttagggtttagggtttagagtttagggtttagggtttagagttgagaaatgaagttttgggataagatttcaaattttgaaaaataaaaaaattaaaattttcaaaagataaaatgctattttggtcattttagtttttgagtgctatttttgcgatataaacttagaaagatgctattttggagatttgccaataaattaaattataaacatatattaaagggcaaatctccaaaatagcacatttctaagtttatatcacaaaaatggcactcaaaaactaaaatgaccaaaatagcacatttctaagtttatcctttgaaaattttaatttttttatttttccaaatttgaaatcttatccccaaaacctcatttctcaactctaaaccctaaaccctaaactctaaaccctaaaccctaaactctaaaccttaaaccctaaactttaaaccctaagccctaaaccataaaccctaaaccctaaactctaaaccctaaaatctaaaccttaaaccctaaactataaaccctaaaccctaaatcctaaaccccaccctttaactctaaatcctaagtttgtgatttttgataaaacattaagtgctatttttgtgacttttgaccttgagtgctagtttgggaacataaacttaatttagtgctatttttgtctttttctctttattaaagggcaaatctccaaaatagcacatttctaagtttatatcacaaaaatagcactcaaaactaaaatgaccaaaatagcacatttctaagtttatcatttgaaaattttaatttttatattttccaaaatttgaaatcttatccccaaaacatcatttctaaactctaaaccctaaaccctaaactctaaaccctaaactctaagccctaaaccttaaaccataaaccctaaaccctaaaccctaaaccctaaatctaaaccctaaaatctaaaccttaaaccctaaactctaaaccctaaaccctaaaccctaaatcctaaaccccaccctttaaatctaaaccctaagtttgtgacttttgataaaacattaagtgctatttttgtgatttttgaccttaagtgctagtttgggaacaaaaacttgatttagtgctatttttgtctttttctctttattaaattcttaataagctAATATTAATTATTCCTGAGGGggtaattaataaacatttattattccTGAGGGAGTAATTAATAGATATAAGCTAATATTGGCCAAGTGACTCTctccatttttattatttttatttttatttgttttcgatGTGTTATAACCTGAAATAGCGGGAAGTCTAACCACAAAGTTCGCATCTTATTTTCTCGGATCatcacatttttcttttcttcgcaTCAAGGAGAATTTTTTAGAACGATGCACGCAGCAGCATTGCACCTTGTTCTTAACAAAactctgtaaaaaaaaaaagaggtattCCTTTGTAGCAATTCctccttttttcatttttgtctttGTCGTTGTTGTTGCTTAAATATacagaaataattattttctatctATAATCCCACCATTATGCATCCATCACCTTCATGCATGAAGTTTATAATCGttcttttaattaattgtttttatgcATGTGGATTCGATCGCCTCGAGAccaatgcatttttttttctaacgaaTCTGTCTGAATATCCATCTGATCTGATTtgaatcttctttttcttcttgtttgctgCCTGAATATCCTCTGTTATTGTGTCTTTTGTCTGAATCTTTGCAGCTCTTCTAACGATTTTGTCATGTTATGGTTGAGTAGATATGGTTGAGAGATTGTTTggtgtttcagaaaaaaaacatgaatcAATAGAAGCTTTTTGCGAGTCTCGATTACAATGGTTGTTGTCACAGCGATTCTAGTACCTACATTGTACCAACTATCAAACACCCTCTGCACGATTCAAGAGACTTGTCCTTTTTGTTTTCAACTGCATTGCGTAGATTAGAAATTATATGCACTGATATATCGAGAAGCAcctctttctttcctttctgGAAATCTGCATTTACAACTTCTTCCGTGTCCCTCTATTCATAGTCGTTAACAATCTTTGCAGGTTGAGT
This genomic stretch from Brassica napus cultivar Da-Ae chromosome C9, Da-Ae, whole genome shotgun sequence harbors:
- the LOC106401258 gene encoding 60S acidic ribosomal protein P3-2-like yields the protein MGVFTFVCKSKGGEWTAKQHEGDLEASASSTYDLQRKLVQTALSADSSGGVQSSFSLVSPTSAVFQVIIGGGSGGGFAAGGGAAAGGGGSGGESAAAAKEEEKKKEESEEEEGDFGFDLFG
- the LOC106401257 gene encoding 2-methoxy-6-polyprenyl-1,4-benzoquinol methylase, mitochondrial isoform X3; amino-acid sequence: MALRSISRRFGSRVLSYRSSSVASLHSHATSFGFQQVKEEEKRKLVGNVFSNVASSYDIMNDVMSGGLHRLWKERLVGKLSPFAGMKHLDVAGGTGDVAFRIFDAVNSVKRRALRKVDEDSLEETQIYVCDINPNMLNVGKQRAAERGLGDNKSLVWVEGDAEALSFDDNSMDGYTIAFGIRNVTHIEKALAEAYRVLKRGGRFLCLELSHVDIPVFKDVYDLYSFKVIPNLGELIAGDRESYQYLVESIRRFPPQEKFATMIADAGFEKVEYENLVGGVVAIHSAIKL
- the LOC106401257 gene encoding 2-methoxy-6-polyprenyl-1,4-benzoquinol methylase, mitochondrial isoform X1, whose amino-acid sequence is MHLTSRADSSLSLVSSSQVIWAETKTQWAYNELQEAQYLFQSLIRYRQHKTRSRSCEFVIFLKLRTNFAEAMALRSISRRFGSRVLSYRSSSVASLHSHATSFGFQQVKEEEKRKLVGNVFSNVASSYDIMNDVMSGGLHRLWKERLVGKLSPFAGMKHLDVAGGTGDVAFRIFDAVNSVKRRALRKVDEDSLEETQIYVCDINPNMLNVGKQRAAERGLGDNKSLVWVEGDAEALSFDDNSMDGYTIAFGIRNVTHIEKALAEAYRVLKRGGRFLCLELSHVDIPVFKDVYDLYSFKVIPNLGELIAGDRESYQYLVESIRRFPPQEKFATMIADAGFEKVEYENLVGGVVAIHSAIKL
- the LOC106401257 gene encoding 2-methoxy-6-polyprenyl-1,4-benzoquinol methylase, mitochondrial isoform X2 codes for the protein MHLTSRADSSLSLVSSSQGTNFAEAMALRSISRRFGSRVLSYRSSSVASLHSHATSFGFQQVKEEEKRKLVGNVFSNVASSYDIMNDVMSGGLHRLWKERLVGKLSPFAGMKHLDVAGGTGDVAFRIFDAVNSVKRRALRKVDEDSLEETQIYVCDINPNMLNVGKQRAAERGLGDNKSLVWVEGDAEALSFDDNSMDGYTIAFGIRNVTHIEKALAEAYRVLKRGGRFLCLELSHVDIPVFKDVYDLYSFKVIPNLGELIAGDRESYQYLVESIRRFPPQEKFATMIADAGFEKVEYENLVGGVVAIHSAIKL